One part of the Nocardioides zeae genome encodes these proteins:
- a CDS encoding MlaD family protein: MARLVPSKPVLSVVGLVVTLAICVGYLLTVVLNLPLTGRPDRVTIELPRSGGLFEGSAAAYRGSRVGTVEQIRINPDGGVTATVSLSDGVEVPRSTQAQVRSLSPVGEQYLDFRPENDEGPYLADGDTISADAVDIPVSFAEAAESVNAFIEVIDQNQLRTVLQELGTATDGVGDDLETLLDATDQLSTALDEVWPETQNLLVNGETVGEVLQGNQENLERFSAAAASLAAFLRDFDPTFRDILSRAGGDFANTRLLVADLRPVLPPLLTQLDVLGQVVYEREPHLRALPDALVYGNSRFASAFEDGWLNVDLWLQGADECDYRDFRADPMGVDQQPLFLDGRCAVGGPVRRGAQHAPAPLDR; this comes from the coding sequence ATGGCGCGCCTCGTCCCCAGCAAGCCGGTGCTCAGCGTCGTCGGGCTCGTCGTCACGCTCGCGATCTGCGTCGGGTACCTCCTGACGGTCGTGCTCAACCTGCCGCTCACGGGTCGACCCGACCGGGTCACCATCGAGCTGCCGCGCTCCGGTGGTCTCTTCGAGGGGTCGGCCGCGGCGTACCGGGGGTCGCGGGTCGGCACCGTCGAGCAGATCCGCATCAACCCCGACGGCGGGGTGACCGCCACGGTCAGCCTGTCGGACGGGGTCGAGGTCCCGCGCTCGACGCAGGCGCAGGTGCGGAGCCTCTCGCCGGTGGGTGAGCAGTACCTGGACTTCCGTCCGGAGAACGACGAGGGCCCGTACCTCGCCGACGGCGACACGATCTCCGCCGACGCGGTGGACATCCCGGTCTCGTTCGCCGAGGCGGCCGAGAGCGTCAACGCGTTCATCGAGGTCATCGACCAGAACCAGCTGCGCACGGTGCTGCAGGAGCTGGGCACGGCGACCGACGGCGTCGGCGACGACCTCGAGACGCTCCTCGACGCGACCGACCAGCTCTCGACCGCCCTCGACGAGGTGTGGCCCGAGACCCAGAACCTCCTCGTCAACGGCGAGACGGTGGGCGAGGTGCTCCAGGGCAACCAGGAGAACCTCGAACGGTTCTCGGCCGCGGCCGCCTCGCTCGCGGCCTTCCTGCGGGACTTCGACCCCACCTTCCGCGACATCCTCTCCCGCGCCGGTGGCGACTTCGCCAACACGCGCCTGCTCGTCGCGGACCTCCGCCCCGTGCTGCCGCCGCTGCTCACGCAGCTCGACGTCCTCGGGCAGGTGGTCTACGAGCGCGAGCCGCACCTGCGGGCACTGCCCGACGCCCTCGTCTACGGCAACAGCCGCTTCGCCTCCGCCTTCGAGGACGGCTGGCTGAACGTGGACCTGTGGTTGCAGGGGGCCGACGAGTGCGACTACCGCGACTTCCGGGCCGACCCCATGGGTGTCGACCAGCAGCCGCTGTTCCTCGACGGCCGGTGCGCGGTGGGCGGGCCGGTGCGACGCGGGGCCCAGCACGCCCCGGCGCCGCTCGACCGCTGA
- a CDS encoding SCP2 sterol-binding domain-containing protein, with product MDASRPEHDRLHEQPVVASAGGRMTVTAPSSVGHLADRGAGSVLATVATTSDAALATWASGPTGPQLLVRLTELLVEGSRGRAVDADVLVTFALHRRGQVVDRVRLLLEAGSPGGGAAPYDGARALRADVRSVVVRCTPLTFARLVTGQCSAPLELLADRLGVEGDAATVLDAGRVLRCPANGTALVDPAGLEPRAVASALRGVSTAHLRSVMRGPFRDVVLGEVARRLPEHVRPEAARLRLTAVLRVTGPSRDDAPEVTDRFVVTMTDGRVKVTRLTGPDAPPASRRDVTLTCTGEDFLRLATGHLHPVTAVLRGRLAVRGDRTAALQLSTALDIPRPS from the coding sequence GTGGACGCCTCGCGCCCGGAGCACGACCGGCTGCACGAGCAGCCCGTCGTGGCGTCGGCGGGTGGACGGATGACGGTGACCGCGCCGTCCTCCGTGGGCCACCTCGCCGACCGGGGCGCCGGCAGCGTGCTGGCGACGGTGGCGACGACCTCCGACGCCGCCCTGGCGACCTGGGCCAGCGGGCCCACCGGTCCGCAGCTGCTCGTCCGGCTCACCGAGCTCCTCGTCGAGGGCTCCCGCGGCCGCGCCGTCGACGCCGACGTGCTGGTCACCTTCGCGCTCCACCGCCGCGGCCAGGTCGTCGACCGCGTCCGTCTCCTGCTGGAGGCGGGCAGCCCGGGTGGCGGCGCCGCGCCGTACGACGGAGCCCGCGCCCTGCGCGCGGACGTGCGCTCGGTCGTGGTCCGGTGCACGCCCCTCACTTTCGCGCGGCTCGTGACGGGCCAGTGCTCCGCGCCGCTCGAGCTGCTCGCCGACCGGCTGGGCGTGGAGGGGGACGCGGCCACGGTGCTGGACGCCGGCCGCGTGCTGCGCTGCCCGGCGAACGGGACCGCGCTGGTGGACCCGGCCGGGCTCGAGCCGCGCGCCGTCGCGTCCGCCCTGCGCGGCGTGTCGACCGCGCACCTCCGCTCGGTGATGCGCGGCCCGTTCCGCGACGTGGTGCTCGGCGAGGTGGCCCGGCGGCTGCCCGAGCACGTGCGGCCGGAGGCGGCGCGACTGCGGCTCACGGCCGTGCTGCGGGTCACCGGTCCGTCGCGCGACGACGCGCCGGAGGTGACCGACCGTTTCGTCGTCACGATGACCGACGGACGCGTTAAGGTGACGCGGCTCACGGGGCCGGACGCCCCACCCGCCTCTCGGCGCGACGTCACGCTCACCTGCACGGGGGAGGACTTCCTGCGGCTCGCGACCGGCCACCTCCACCCCGTCACGGCCGTCCTCCGCGGACGTCTGGCCGTGCGCGGCGACCGAACCGCGGCGCTGCAGCTCAGCACCGCCCTCGACATCCCCCGACCGAGCTGA
- a CDS encoding MCE family protein, whose translation MIDPRTSTAAPARRLVAAVVALGLGAAALTGCSSARERADALRPSAVGAGQYTIEATFSDALNLPAGAAVKLDGVKVGKVVDIQPADYAARVTMAVDEDVEIPEGSDFRLRYTTALGEVYVEVSAAEDGGAPLADGAVVPADATTVATTVEDALASASLLVNGGNLGQIQTIVGELNTALDGRVGATQNFIEQTDVFLAEALASTQEIDRVLDALAAASQTLDAREETINAALRDLRPAAQTLTENTDDLAALLESADALAITADGLVESTRDDLVQIVDELGPVLDTLLDAEDELLPALDDLQTFGATIDSRTPTDYLNLYFKLRVTSVLNSPLPGLGDLLGGSTPNGG comes from the coding sequence ATGATCGACCCCCGCACCTCCACCGCAGCCCCGGCGCGGCGCCTCGTCGCCGCCGTCGTCGCCCTCGGACTGGGCGCCGCCGCCCTCACGGGCTGCAGCTCGGCCCGCGAGCGGGCCGACGCCCTGCGCCCGTCCGCGGTCGGCGCCGGGCAGTACACGATCGAGGCGACCTTCTCCGACGCCCTCAACCTCCCGGCGGGCGCCGCCGTGAAGCTCGACGGCGTCAAGGTCGGCAAGGTCGTCGACATCCAGCCCGCCGACTACGCCGCCCGCGTCACGATGGCCGTCGACGAGGACGTCGAGATCCCGGAGGGCTCCGACTTCCGGCTGCGCTACACGACGGCTCTCGGCGAGGTGTACGTCGAGGTCTCGGCCGCCGAGGACGGCGGGGCGCCGCTGGCGGACGGCGCCGTGGTGCCCGCCGACGCGACGACCGTCGCGACGACCGTCGAGGACGCGCTGGCCTCGGCCTCGCTGCTCGTCAACGGCGGCAACCTGGGGCAGATCCAGACGATCGTCGGCGAGCTCAACACCGCGCTCGACGGTCGGGTCGGGGCGACGCAGAACTTCATCGAGCAGACCGACGTCTTCCTGGCCGAGGCCCTCGCCTCGACCCAGGAGATCGACCGGGTGCTCGACGCCCTCGCGGCCGCGTCGCAGACCCTCGACGCCCGCGAGGAGACCATCAACGCGGCGCTGCGCGACCTCCGGCCGGCGGCCCAGACCCTGACGGAGAACACCGACGACCTCGCGGCGCTCCTCGAGAGCGCGGACGCGCTGGCGATCACGGCCGACGGCCTGGTGGAGAGCACGCGCGACGACCTCGTGCAGATCGTCGACGAGCTCGGACCGGTGCTGGACACGCTCCTCGACGCGGAGGACGAGCTCCTGCCGGCGCTCGACGACCTGCAGACCTTCGGTGCCACGATCGACTCGCGCACGCCGACGGACTACCTGAACCTCTACTTCAAGCTGCGCGTCACCTCCGTCCTCAACTCACCGCTGCCGGGCCTGGGCGACCTGCTCGGCGGCTCGACCCCGAACGGAGGCTGA
- a CDS encoding MCE family protein, which yields MSTPTTARPSRRPLVRRALAGLAIAGLLASTGGCSVGDDSITVTAQFRTTSGLFVGNDVGILGVTVGTVTEIEPRGEIVDVTLEIGPDADLPATAGAVVASRSVATDRYVEMTPAFADGPRLEDGAVIPVERTRTPVEFDEVLETLRTFSDGLRGPDGNADTLNRLLEVGAETLNGRGQQINETITQFAAAAEALSGNTDDVAGTIVDLDELTTLLATNQDTINEFLTSVTEATELFAAEQDNFGDSLVALSNALEALGRFSVENRAGIVNTTRGLTDVLENLVEHRAQLEETIEIAPLAFRNVGDAVTDDNRVLVKLPPQYFSPVQPVTEALCQSLADLPLDLCQQLGTSPDLLALLGDLRELLQP from the coding sequence ATGAGCACGCCGACCACGGCCCGACCGAGCCGTCGCCCCCTCGTGCGGCGCGCCCTCGCGGGGCTCGCGATCGCCGGGCTCCTGGCGAGCACCGGCGGGTGCTCCGTCGGCGACGACAGCATCACCGTCACGGCCCAGTTCCGCACGACCTCCGGTCTGTTCGTCGGCAACGACGTCGGCATCCTGGGCGTCACGGTGGGCACGGTCACCGAGATCGAGCCGCGCGGCGAGATCGTCGACGTGACCCTCGAGATCGGGCCCGACGCCGACCTGCCGGCCACCGCCGGGGCGGTCGTCGCGTCGCGCTCGGTCGCCACGGACCGGTACGTCGAGATGACGCCCGCCTTCGCCGACGGGCCCCGCCTGGAGGACGGAGCGGTGATCCCCGTCGAGCGCACCCGCACGCCGGTGGAGTTCGACGAGGTGCTCGAGACGCTGCGCACCTTCAGCGACGGCCTCCGCGGACCGGACGGCAACGCCGACACGCTCAACCGCCTGCTCGAGGTCGGCGCCGAGACCCTCAACGGCCGGGGCCAGCAGATCAACGAGACGATCACCCAGTTCGCCGCCGCGGCGGAGGCGCTGTCGGGCAACACCGACGACGTCGCCGGCACCATCGTCGACCTCGACGAGCTGACGACCCTGCTGGCCACCAACCAGGACACGATCAACGAGTTCCTCACCAGCGTCACCGAGGCGACCGAGCTGTTCGCGGCGGAGCAGGACAACTTCGGCGACTCGCTCGTGGCGCTGAGCAACGCGCTCGAGGCCCTGGGCCGCTTCTCGGTCGAGAACCGCGCGGGCATCGTCAACACCACGCGCGGCCTCACCGACGTGCTCGAGAACCTCGTGGAGCACCGGGCCCAGCTCGAGGAGACCATCGAGATCGCGCCGCTCGCCTTCCGCAACGTGGGCGACGCGGTCACCGACGACAACCGGGTGCTGGTGAAGCTGCCGCCCCAGTACTTCTCGCCGGTCCAACCGGTGACGGAGGCCCTGTGCCAGAGCCTGGCCGACCTGCCGCTGGACCTGTGCCAGCAGCTCGGCACGAGTCCCGACCTGCTCGCCCTCCTCGGCGACCTGAGGGAGCTGTTGCAGCCATGA
- a CDS encoding MCE family protein: protein MTGWKSTLVKFTIFAVISVVLFVGLFRMMTNSVGGDTATWTAQFTAVSGLREGDDVRVAGVKVGRVETIELGEGNVAEVTFSLREDQPVYEKTLLALRYQNLLGQRYLALSAPEDRGAELEPGGTIPLERTSPGFDLTVLLNGFEPLFNVLEPSEVNQLAANIVAVLQGEAGTIESLLQNTAEATQYLASKDEVFGEVLTNLTPVLENLDEQSAQFDATVDQLRDLMTGLAAQRDVFADSIDNLGDLVASTSDLLGEIRAPLASDIQSLQSTAALLAREQERVARTIESLPLLLGGYGRSMSYGAYLNVYICTLGVEVLGATAYVPSAGGPYSEGCTL, encoded by the coding sequence GTGACCGGATGGAAGAGCACCCTCGTCAAGTTCACCATCTTCGCGGTCATCTCCGTCGTGCTCTTCGTCGGCCTGTTCCGGATGATGACGAACTCCGTCGGCGGCGACACCGCGACGTGGACCGCCCAGTTCACGGCCGTCAGCGGCCTGCGCGAGGGCGACGACGTGCGGGTCGCCGGCGTCAAGGTGGGCCGCGTCGAGACCATCGAGCTCGGCGAGGGCAACGTCGCCGAGGTGACGTTCTCGCTGCGCGAGGACCAGCCGGTCTACGAGAAGACCCTGCTGGCGCTGCGGTACCAGAACCTGCTGGGCCAGCGGTACCTGGCGCTCAGCGCCCCCGAGGACCGGGGGGCCGAGCTGGAGCCGGGCGGCACCATCCCGCTCGAGCGGACGTCACCGGGCTTCGACCTCACCGTGCTGCTCAACGGCTTCGAGCCGCTCTTCAACGTGCTGGAGCCCAGCGAGGTCAACCAGCTGGCGGCCAACATCGTCGCGGTGCTGCAGGGCGAGGCCGGCACGATCGAGTCGCTGCTGCAGAACACGGCCGAGGCGACGCAGTACCTGGCGAGCAAGGACGAGGTCTTCGGCGAGGTGCTGACCAACCTGACGCCCGTGCTGGAGAACCTCGACGAGCAGTCGGCGCAGTTCGACGCGACCGTCGACCAGCTGCGGGACCTGATGACCGGGCTCGCCGCCCAGCGCGACGTCTTCGCCGACTCCATCGACAACCTCGGTGACCTCGTGGCCTCGACCTCGGACCTCCTCGGGGAGATCCGGGCCCCGCTGGCCTCCGACATCCAGAGCCTGCAGAGCACGGCCGCGCTGCTCGCCCGTGAGCAGGAGCGGGTGGCGCGCACCATCGAGTCGCTGCCGCTGCTGCTGGGCGGGTACGGCCGGTCCATGTCCTACGGCGCCTACCTCAACGTCTACATCTGCACCCTCGGGGTGGAGGTGCTCGGCGCGACCGCCTACGTGCCCAGCGCGGGCGGCCCGTACTCGGAGGGGTGCACCCTGTGA
- a CDS encoding MCE family protein — protein sequence MSKFSLANANRYRVGLAGLAVLAFVAALVGAASGLSIGTRTYSAMLQSTGGIRAGEEVQVAGVSAGDVTSVELDGEAVRVTFTMDEDIELGAGTTAEVKVATLLGTHFLLVTPGGEGELDDDTIPVAQTRVPYNLQDAVDGAVGELSEFDTVQLEQSLAQITEVLDVTGDDIGPALDGVEALSGVVVERSDQLSSLLTAARQVTQQLTDTTPALIELMQQGDLILDVLRVRRDAISQLLTDMTELGNLLTGVIEDNEEAVGPLLSDLDVTVGVLQRHEQTLNQALTMLPATARYFTNSAGTGPWVALYTPAALPDNLECVIERRCVG from the coding sequence GTGAGCAAGTTCAGCCTGGCCAACGCCAACCGCTACCGCGTCGGACTCGCGGGTCTCGCGGTCCTCGCCTTCGTCGCGGCGCTCGTCGGCGCCGCGTCGGGCCTCTCGATCGGCACCCGCACCTACTCGGCGATGCTCCAGAGCACCGGCGGGATCCGAGCCGGCGAGGAGGTCCAGGTCGCCGGTGTCAGTGCCGGCGACGTGACGTCCGTCGAGCTCGACGGCGAGGCCGTGCGCGTCACCTTCACCATGGACGAGGACATCGAGCTCGGTGCGGGCACCACCGCCGAGGTCAAGGTCGCCACCCTCCTCGGCACGCACTTCCTGCTCGTCACGCCGGGCGGCGAGGGCGAGCTCGACGACGACACGATCCCGGTGGCCCAGACGCGGGTGCCCTACAACCTGCAGGACGCCGTCGACGGCGCGGTGGGCGAGCTCTCCGAGTTCGACACCGTGCAGCTCGAGCAGAGCCTCGCCCAGATCACCGAGGTGCTCGACGTCACGGGGGACGACATCGGTCCGGCCCTCGACGGCGTCGAGGCGCTCTCCGGGGTCGTCGTCGAGCGGTCCGACCAGCTCTCCTCGCTGCTGACGGCGGCGCGCCAGGTCACCCAGCAGCTCACGGACACGACCCCCGCGCTCATCGAGCTCATGCAGCAGGGTGACCTCATCCTCGACGTGCTCCGGGTGCGCCGCGACGCGATCAGCCAGCTGCTCACCGACATGACGGAGCTGGGCAACCTGCTGACGGGGGTGATCGAGGACAACGAGGAGGCCGTCGGCCCGCTCCTGAGCGACCTCGACGTCACCGTCGGCGTGCTCCAGCGCCACGAGCAGACCCTCAACCAGGCGTTGACGATGCTGCCGGCGACCGCCCGGTACTTCACCAACAGCGCCGGCACCGGGCCGTGGGTCGCGCTCTACACGCCCGCCGCCCTGCCCGACAACCTCGAGTGCGTCATCGAAAGGCGGTGCGTGGGATGA
- a CDS encoding MlaE family ABC transporter permease encodes MSASTRSVPGVALVSDLKGRAQTGITTTGAMIILAVEATRAIFVDIAKRKFSWQEALFQAWFMTKVSLLPTILVAIPFGVIVSVQIGGIANQIGAISFSGAVNGIGVLRQGAPLVTSLMIAGAVGSALCSDIGARTVREEVDALRVMGINPVNRLVAPRLFAAIVVALLLNVIVAVTAIATGYFLNVGGGNVSSGTYLNSFISFSQVTDLLLAEMKAAIFGFIATIVAAHKGLNAKGGPKGVADAVNQAVVLSFILLSVVNVALTQAYVMLVPQRIA; translated from the coding sequence GTGTCCGCTTCCACCCGCAGCGTGCCCGGGGTCGCGCTGGTCAGCGACCTGAAGGGTCGTGCGCAGACCGGCATCACCACGACGGGCGCGATGATCATCCTCGCCGTCGAGGCGACGAGGGCGATCTTCGTCGACATCGCGAAGCGGAAGTTCTCCTGGCAGGAGGCGCTCTTCCAGGCCTGGTTCATGACGAAGGTGTCGCTGCTGCCGACGATCCTGGTGGCCATCCCCTTCGGCGTCATCGTCTCCGTGCAGATCGGCGGCATCGCCAACCAGATCGGCGCCATCTCGTTCTCCGGCGCCGTCAACGGCATCGGCGTGCTGCGCCAGGGTGCGCCGCTCGTGACCTCGCTCATGATCGCCGGCGCGGTCGGCTCGGCGCTCTGCTCCGACATCGGCGCGCGCACCGTGCGCGAGGAGGTCGACGCGCTGCGGGTCATGGGCATCAACCCGGTGAACCGGCTGGTCGCCCCCCGTCTGTTCGCCGCGATCGTCGTGGCGCTGCTGCTCAACGTCATCGTGGCGGTGACCGCGATCGCGACGGGCTACTTCCTCAACGTCGGCGGTGGCAACGTCAGCTCGGGCACCTACCTGAACTCGTTCATCTCGTTCTCCCAGGTGACGGACCTCCTGCTGGCCGAGATGAAGGCGGCGATCTTCGGCTTCATCGCGACGATCGTCGCCGCCCACAAGGGCCTGAACGCGAAGGGCGGCCCGAAGGGCGTCGCCGACGCGGTGAACCAGGCCGTCGTCCTGAGCTTCATCCTGCTGTCGGTGGTGAACGTCGCCCTCACGCAGGCCTACGTGATGCTCGTCCCGCAGCGGATCGCCTGA
- a CDS encoding DNA-3-methyladenine glycosylase family protein, whose protein sequence is MEHQTRRWRPAWPCPVGGVLVQQRHGGRDPSYAVTPDGAHWRAFRTPQGLGTLRVRAVAGEVELDAWGDGAEWLLDAAPGLLGADDDVAGFTPRHAIVADVWRRNPSWRFSRSGLVLDALVPAVFEQKVTGQEAFGAWGRLLRRHGEAAPGPDVPAAPRLQVAPSAEVLARIPSWEWLQLPVDHARSRTAVQVARVAAGLERTVARPPREAEPLLRSVPGVGVWTAAETLRRAWGDPDAVSFGDYHVAKDVGWALTGTPVDDAGLAELLEPYRPHRGRVVELLARAGLGRPRRGARMAPRRHLPGSRR, encoded by the coding sequence GTGGAGCACCAGACGCGTCGCTGGCGACCCGCGTGGCCGTGCCCCGTCGGTGGGGTGCTCGTGCAGCAGCGGCACGGCGGACGTGACCCCTCGTACGCCGTGACCCCGGACGGTGCCCACTGGCGCGCCTTCCGCACGCCGCAGGGGCTGGGGACGCTCCGGGTCCGCGCGGTGGCCGGCGAGGTCGAGCTCGACGCCTGGGGCGACGGCGCGGAGTGGCTCCTGGACGCGGCACCGGGCCTCCTCGGCGCGGACGACGACGTCGCCGGCTTCACGCCCCGGCACGCGATCGTGGCCGACGTGTGGCGGCGCAACCCGTCGTGGCGGTTCTCGCGCAGCGGCCTCGTGCTGGACGCGCTCGTGCCCGCGGTCTTCGAGCAGAAGGTGACGGGCCAGGAGGCCTTCGGTGCGTGGGGTCGGCTGCTGCGCCGGCACGGCGAGGCCGCCCCCGGTCCGGACGTGCCGGCGGCGCCGCGACTGCAGGTCGCACCGTCGGCGGAAGTCCTCGCCCGCATCCCGTCCTGGGAGTGGCTCCAGCTCCCCGTCGACCACGCCCGCTCGCGCACCGCGGTCCAGGTGGCGCGCGTCGCCGCCGGCCTGGAACGCACCGTCGCGCGCCCTCCCCGCGAGGCCGAGCCGCTGCTCCGCTCGGTGCCGGGCGTCGGGGTCTGGACGGCTGCGGAGACCCTCCGGCGGGCCTGGGGCGACCCCGACGCGGTGAGCTTCGGGGACTACCACGTGGCGAAGGACGTGGGGTGGGCGCTGACGGGCACGCCGGTGGACGACGCCGGCCTGGCCGAGCTCCTCGAGCCCTACCGACCGCATCGGGGGCGGGTCGTCGAGCTGCTCGCGCGCGCCGGCCTGGGGCGGCCCCGCCGGGGCGCGCGGATGGCGCCCCGACGCCACCTCCCGGGGTCCCGGCGGTGA
- a CDS encoding MlaE family ABC transporter permease, translating into MASKILDGPTDALARFGDFVTFAVRALLATRYTLVNYRKEVLRQLMDISWGSGAIIVGGGTIGVMVLLSLSAGTSLGIEGFNGLELVGLAPLTGFVSASVNTRELAPLIAALALAAQVGCRFTSQLGSMRIHEEIDALGVMAVHPLRYLVTTRVLASMIAILPLYLIGLIGSWIASQFAVVVVFGQSAGTYEYYFDIFISGRDVFFSVIKIVVFAALVTLIHCWFGFNAGGGPQGVGEATGRAIRASIVVVILMNMLLTLAFWGNDPGFRITG; encoded by the coding sequence GTGGCCAGCAAGATCCTCGACGGTCCCACCGACGCGCTCGCGCGGTTCGGCGACTTCGTCACCTTCGCGGTGCGGGCGCTGCTCGCGACCCGGTACACGCTCGTCAACTACCGCAAGGAGGTGCTGCGCCAGCTGATGGACATCAGCTGGGGCTCCGGCGCCATCATCGTCGGCGGCGGCACGATCGGCGTCATGGTGCTGCTGTCGCTCTCGGCGGGCACGTCGCTGGGCATCGAGGGCTTCAACGGCCTCGAGCTCGTCGGCCTCGCACCGCTGACCGGCTTCGTGTCGGCGTCCGTCAACACCCGCGAGCTCGCGCCGCTCATCGCGGCGCTCGCGCTCGCCGCCCAGGTCGGCTGCCGGTTCACCTCTCAGCTCGGGTCCATGCGGATCCACGAGGAGATCGACGCCCTCGGCGTCATGGCGGTGCACCCGCTGCGCTACCTCGTGACGACCCGCGTGCTGGCGTCGATGATCGCGATCCTGCCGCTCTACCTCATCGGGCTCATCGGCTCGTGGATCGCGTCGCAGTTCGCGGTGGTGGTGGTGTTCGGCCAGTCGGCCGGAACCTACGAGTACTACTTCGACATCTTCATCTCGGGACGCGACGTCTTCTTCTCGGTGATCAAGATCGTGGTCTTCGCCGCGCTCGTCACGCTCATCCACTGCTGGTTCGGCTTCAACGCGGGCGGGGGACCGCAGGGTGTCGGCGAGGCGACCGGCCGCGCCATCCGCGCCAGCATCGTGGTCGTCATCCTCATGAACATGCTGCTCACGCTGGCCTTCTGGGGCAACGACCCCGGATTCCGGATCACGGGGTGA
- a CDS encoding MCE family protein → MNVMDLLRGNTRDPSRATLVVRGIVGLAVLALVVALLVLVGRGAFAEKFDATVTLDNAGGALVGGSDVRYEGVVIGRVQSIAHGSERDAETGRQPVEVGVQLDPELSEDVPDNVVARVLPATVFGTSFVELVSPGASGDFLQAGQRIPQDTSQETLELQQVLDSIDQIVTALGPAELATTLRNLAQALDGNGEQLGVTIERLGSYLGRLNPEMPAVRRNLELLSSNLEAFQRYAPDLFEATDDVLVAARTLIEQEGNFAALVTNGSAAFDETNALLTENEEQLISVLMTTAVTVDVLFDERDQVVAGVLAAADFGRGFTEAMSFGRYVRIDANLVLTGPRPYGAADCPTYGDLRGRGC, encoded by the coding sequence ATGAACGTCATGGACCTGCTGCGCGGCAACACGCGCGACCCCAGCCGTGCCACGCTCGTGGTGCGCGGCATCGTGGGCCTGGCCGTGCTGGCCCTGGTGGTCGCCCTGCTCGTGCTCGTCGGGCGCGGCGCCTTCGCGGAGAAGTTCGACGCGACGGTGACGCTCGACAACGCCGGCGGCGCGCTCGTCGGCGGCTCCGACGTGCGCTACGAGGGCGTGGTGATCGGTCGCGTCCAGTCGATCGCCCACGGCTCCGAGCGCGACGCGGAGACCGGCCGCCAGCCCGTCGAGGTGGGGGTGCAGCTCGACCCCGAGCTCTCCGAGGACGTCCCCGACAACGTCGTCGCCCGGGTGCTCCCCGCGACGGTGTTCGGCACGTCGTTCGTCGAGCTCGTCTCGCCCGGCGCGAGCGGGGACTTCCTCCAGGCCGGACAGCGCATCCCGCAGGACACCAGCCAGGAGACCCTCGAGCTGCAGCAGGTGCTCGACAGCATCGACCAGATCGTGACGGCACTCGGTCCCGCCGAGCTCGCGACCACGCTGCGCAACCTCGCCCAGGCGCTCGACGGCAACGGCGAGCAGCTCGGCGTGACGATCGAGCGGCTGGGGTCCTACCTGGGTCGCCTCAACCCGGAGATGCCGGCCGTGCGCCGCAACCTCGAGCTCCTGTCGTCCAACCTCGAGGCCTTCCAGCGCTACGCCCCCGACCTCTTCGAGGCCACCGACGACGTGCTCGTCGCGGCCCGCACGCTCATCGAGCAGGAGGGGAACTTCGCGGCCCTGGTCACCAACGGCTCGGCGGCCTTCGACGAGACCAACGCCCTGCTGACCGAGAACGAGGAGCAGCTCATCTCCGTCCTCATGACGACGGCCGTGACGGTCGACGTGCTCTTCGACGAGCGCGACCAGGTGGTCGCCGGCGTGCTGGCGGCGGCCGACTTCGGCCGCGGCTTCACCGAGGCCATGAGCTTCGGCCGCTACGTGCGCATCGACGCGAACCTCGTGCTCACCGGACCGCGGCCGTACGGCGCGGCCGACTGCCCGACGTACGGCGACCTGCGCGGACGGGGGTGCTGA